One Bradyrhizobium zhanjiangense DNA segment encodes these proteins:
- a CDS encoding helix-turn-helix domain-containing protein, giving the protein MRKPAARPAKKLKAKARTKAVTKPAEPAMDVAVGRRIRDLRRVRQFSLETVAARTSLSIGFLSQIERGLSSPSLRVLATLADVFGVGIAALFGASPSADGGSDQVVTRGLERPELKLWRTGVSKQLLSPASADNKLNLFLVHLEPGGSTGDELYTHDGEEAGLVLEGEMMLTVDSETWSLKSGDSFRFASRRPHRFSNPAQDAKTVVLWVNCVTGA; this is encoded by the coding sequence ATGCGCAAACCGGCCGCGAGGCCGGCGAAGAAGCTGAAGGCCAAAGCCAGGACCAAGGCTGTCACCAAACCCGCAGAGCCCGCGATGGACGTCGCGGTCGGCCGCCGCATCAGGGATCTCCGGCGCGTCAGGCAGTTTTCGCTGGAAACGGTCGCGGCGCGTACCTCTCTGTCGATCGGGTTCCTCAGCCAGATCGAGCGCGGCCTGTCATCACCCTCGCTGCGTGTGCTGGCGACGCTGGCCGACGTGTTCGGCGTCGGCATCGCCGCGCTGTTCGGCGCGAGCCCGAGCGCTGACGGCGGATCCGACCAGGTCGTGACCCGTGGGCTTGAGCGCCCCGAGCTGAAGCTCTGGCGCACCGGCGTATCAAAGCAATTGCTGAGCCCGGCGAGCGCCGACAACAAGCTCAATCTGTTCCTGGTGCATCTGGAGCCCGGCGGCTCCACCGGCGACGAACTCTACACCCATGACGGCGAAGAGGCCGGCCTCGTGCTCGAAGGCGAGATGATGCTGACGGTGGACAGCGAAACATGGTCGCTGAAGAGCGGTGACAGTTTTAGGTTTGCGAGCCGGCGGCCGCACCGGTTTTCCAATCCGGCGCAGGATGCCAAGACGGTGGTGCTGTGGGTGAATTGCGTGACGGGGGCGTAA
- a CDS encoding D-amino acid dehydrogenase, translating to MKVLILGSGVIGVTSAYYLARAGHEVTVIDRQPEPALETSFANAGEVSPGYSSPWAGPGVPVKAIKWLLMKHGPLVIRPKLDPVMWVWLLKMLRNCTSARYAVNKSRMIPIAEYSRDSLRDLRRDIGIQYDERSKGTLQLFRYQAQLDGTAEDIAVLKQYGVPFEVLSREGCIAVEPALGGVKEKFVGGLRLPQDETGDCHMFTQALAKHAQALGVRFIFNTGIDRIVTDGARVSGVATSAGLLQADAYVLALGSWSSRLVAPLGISLPVYPVKGYSITVPIKDASGAPESTVMDESYKVAITRLGNRIRVGGTAEISGYSDKLYDARRATLDHSLTDLFPRGGDLAKATFWSGLRPMTPDGPPVIGPTQYANLHLNTGHGTLGWTMSCGSARVLADMLSGKKPDIDVSALVVDRYKHRFG from the coding sequence GTGAAAGTCTTGATCCTCGGCAGCGGTGTCATCGGTGTCACCTCTGCCTACTACCTCGCGCGTGCCGGCCATGAGGTGACGGTCATCGACCGCCAGCCCGAGCCTGCGCTGGAAACCTCGTTTGCCAACGCCGGCGAAGTGTCGCCGGGCTATTCCTCGCCCTGGGCCGGCCCCGGCGTGCCGGTAAAGGCGATCAAATGGCTGTTGATGAAGCACGGCCCGCTGGTGATCCGGCCGAAGCTCGATCCAGTCATGTGGGTCTGGCTGCTGAAGATGCTGCGCAACTGCACCAGCGCGCGCTACGCGGTCAACAAGAGCCGGATGATCCCGATCGCGGAATACAGCCGCGATTCCTTGCGCGATCTGCGCCGCGACATCGGCATTCAGTATGACGAGCGCTCGAAAGGAACGCTGCAGCTGTTCCGCTACCAGGCGCAGCTCGACGGTACGGCCGAGGACATCGCCGTGCTCAAGCAGTACGGCGTGCCTTTCGAGGTGCTGAGCCGCGAGGGCTGCATCGCTGTCGAGCCGGCGCTCGGCGGCGTGAAGGAGAAGTTCGTCGGCGGGCTTCGCCTGCCGCAGGATGAGACCGGCGACTGCCACATGTTCACGCAGGCGCTGGCCAAGCATGCCCAGGCGCTCGGCGTGCGCTTCATATTCAACACAGGCATCGACCGCATCGTCACCGACGGCGCGCGTGTCAGCGGCGTCGCGACCAGTGCCGGCCTGTTACAGGCAGACGCTTACGTCCTCGCGCTCGGAAGCTGGTCGTCACGGCTCGTTGCGCCGCTTGGCATCTCGCTGCCGGTCTATCCGGTGAAGGGCTATTCGATCACGGTGCCGATCAAGGATGCCTCCGGCGCGCCGGAATCGACCGTGATGGACGAGAGCTACAAGGTCGCGATCACCCGCCTCGGCAATCGCATCCGCGTCGGCGGCACGGCGGAAATCTCCGGCTACTCGGACAAGCTCTATGATGCGCGCCGTGCCACGCTGGACCATTCGCTGACCGACCTGTTCCCGCGCGGCGGCGATCTCGCCAAGGCGACGTTCTGGAGCGGCCTGCGTCCGATGACGCCGGACGGTCCGCCCGTGATCGGCCCGACGCAATACGCCAATCTCCACCTCAACACCGGCCACGGCACGCTCGGCTGGACCATGTCCTGCGGTTCAGCGCGCGTGCTCGCGGACATGCTGTCGGGCAAGAAGCCCGACATCGACGTGAGCGCGCTGGTGGTGGACCGGTACAAACATCGGTTCGGGTAA
- a CDS encoding aspartate aminotransferase family protein: MTLHQIPNTIKTDSFWMPFTANRQFKKAPRLFSSAEGMHYTTVDGRKVIDGSAGLWCVNAGHGRKQIAAAVERQLMTLDFAPSFQMGHPLAFDFAERLAEIAPKGLDRVFFTNSGSESVDTALKIALAYHRANGQASRTRLIGRERGYHGVGFGGTSVGGMVANRRAFATLLPGVDHIRHTHDLTRNAFAKDQPEHGAELADDLERLVGLHGAETIAAVIVEPVPGSTAVLPPPKGYLQRLREICDKHGILLIFDEVITGFGRLGTPFAANFFGVTPDLMTTAKGITNGTIPCGAVFASRKVHDGLMVGPENQMELFHGYTYSAHPTACAAGIATLDIYKDEGLLTRGASIAEYWRDALHSLKGLPNVVDIRNCGLMGAVELAPRGGAVGARGYDVMVDCFNTGLYLRMSGDSFAMSPPLIVEKSHIDQMVSILGDAIKKVA; the protein is encoded by the coding sequence GTGACCCTTCATCAGATTCCGAACACTATCAAGACCGACTCGTTCTGGATGCCGTTCACGGCCAACCGGCAGTTCAAGAAGGCGCCGCGCCTGTTCTCCTCCGCCGAGGGGATGCACTACACCACCGTCGACGGCCGCAAGGTGATCGACGGCTCCGCGGGCCTGTGGTGCGTCAATGCCGGTCACGGCCGCAAGCAGATTGCTGCTGCGGTCGAGCGGCAGCTCATGACGCTGGACTTCGCACCGTCGTTCCAGATGGGCCATCCGCTGGCGTTCGACTTCGCCGAGCGGCTCGCCGAGATCGCGCCGAAGGGCCTCGATCGCGTCTTCTTCACCAATTCCGGCTCCGAATCGGTCGATACCGCGCTGAAGATCGCGCTCGCCTATCACCGCGCCAACGGCCAGGCCAGCCGCACCCGCCTGATCGGCCGTGAGCGCGGCTATCACGGCGTCGGCTTCGGCGGCACCTCGGTCGGCGGCATGGTCGCCAATCGCCGCGCCTTCGCCACCCTGCTGCCGGGCGTCGACCACATCCGCCACACCCACGATCTCACCCGCAACGCCTTCGCCAAGGACCAGCCTGAGCACGGCGCCGAGCTCGCCGATGATCTCGAGCGCCTGGTCGGCCTGCACGGTGCCGAGACCATCGCCGCCGTCATCGTCGAGCCGGTGCCGGGCTCGACCGCGGTGCTGCCGCCGCCGAAGGGCTATCTGCAGCGCCTGCGCGAGATCTGCGACAAGCACGGCATCCTCCTCATCTTCGACGAGGTCATCACCGGTTTCGGCCGCCTCGGCACGCCGTTCGCCGCCAACTTCTTCGGCGTCACGCCGGATCTGATGACGACGGCCAAGGGCATCACCAACGGCACCATTCCCTGCGGCGCGGTGTTTGCGAGCCGCAAGGTGCATGACGGCCTGATGGTCGGCCCCGAGAACCAGATGGAGCTGTTCCACGGCTACACCTATTCGGCGCATCCGACCGCCTGCGCCGCGGGCATCGCGACGCTCGACATCTACAAGGATGAAGGCCTGCTCACGCGCGGTGCGTCGATCGCCGAATATTGGCGCGATGCGCTGCATTCGCTGAAGGGCCTGCCGAACGTCGTCGACATCCGCAATTGCGGCCTGATGGGTGCGGTGGAACTGGCGCCGCGCGGCGGTGCGGTCGGTGCCCGCGGCTACGACGTCATGGTCGATTGCTTCAACACCGGCCTCTACCTGCGCATGAGCGGCGACAGCTTCGCGATGTCGCCTCCGCTCATCGTCGAGAAGAGCCACATCGACCAGATGGTCTCGATCCTCGGCGACGCCATCAAGAAGGTGGCCTGA
- a CDS encoding cupin domain-containing protein, producing the protein MSVDIGGRLRFIRARHKLSQRELAKRAGVTNSTISLIESNQMNPSVGALKRILDGIPMGLAEFFALEPESRRKIFYRAEELTEVGKKPISYQQVGDNLFGRSLQILKERYEPGSDTGRVHLVHDGEEGGIVISGKLEVTVEDERRILNPGDAYYFESRRPHRFRCVGGKPCEVISACTPPTF; encoded by the coding sequence ATGAGCGTCGACATCGGTGGACGGCTGCGATTCATCCGGGCGCGCCACAAGCTGTCGCAGCGTGAGCTGGCAAAGCGAGCCGGCGTCACCAATTCGACGATCTCGCTGATCGAATCCAACCAGATGAACCCGTCGGTCGGCGCGCTCAAGCGCATCCTCGACGGCATCCCGATGGGGCTCGCCGAGTTCTTCGCGCTGGAGCCGGAGAGCCGGCGCAAGATCTTCTACCGCGCGGAGGAGCTGACCGAGGTCGGCAAGAAGCCGATCTCCTACCAACAAGTCGGCGACAATCTGTTCGGCCGCAGCCTGCAGATCCTGAAGGAGCGTTACGAGCCCGGCAGCGATACCGGGCGCGTCCACCTCGTCCATGACGGCGAGGAAGGCGGCATCGTGATTTCGGGCAAGCTCGAAGTGACAGTCGAGGACGAGCGGCGGATCCTCAATCCGGGCGATGCCTATTATTTCGAGAGCCGCCGCCCGCATCGCTTCCGCTGCGTCGGCGGCAAGCCATGCGAAGTGATCTCGGCCTGCACGCCGCCGACGTTCTGA
- a CDS encoding xanthine dehydrogenase family protein molybdopterin-binding subunit, with product MPELNLTSAPAHLRHGSNIGQPLTRRDGILKVKGQAIYAADNHPPGMLFAAMAVASISRGRVTSLDVAAAKRHPGIVDVMTPDHKPQLAVDPEIKTNPFVFRMEVLQSNEVRYANQPIAVVIAETLEAATEGAALLAPRYETLPALIGLDAGESFVPPVVGVGNPAEHHHGDVEAGLASAEKQIDAVYETPPQYHNAMEPHAIVASWNGDKLSVDMPTQGLTMSLARIAELFGIAHDKIHIRSPFLGGGFGSKGLMAGPPTLGIMAAKLVGRPVKLVLRREQMYGPVGHRAPTRQRLRIGADGEGRLTALDHHASTVSSTFDDFYEPAAGASHSLYAAPAIRTSHDAVRVNTGTPLFMRAPGEATGSIALESAIDEMAWACGMDPLAFRLKNYAEVEPITGKPFSSKALRACYEQGAARFGWAMRSLQPRQMRDDAGLLVGWGMGTATFPALMFQAEARAVIRRDGSGVMEIGAHDMGQGAWTALAQIAADAVGLDMDRITFKAGTSDLPDAGIAGGSAHTATAGAAIHSAGAAVIAKLADLATNDERSPLFGAGNAGVVARDGKLFRRDDLSRGESYAEILARAGVSEVEARGTGAPNPAAMEEYAMHAHGAVFAEVKVDPELGQVRVTRMVGAFAAGRIVNPRMVQSQLFGGMIWGLSFALHEEAITDRRSGRIMNANLGEYHIPVNADVPPLDVITVEEHDPHVNALGIKGVGEIGITGSAGAVANAVWHATGVRVRRFPIRIEELLAQL from the coding sequence ATGCCTGAGCTCAACCTGACCAGTGCGCCCGCCCATCTGCGCCACGGCTCGAACATCGGCCAGCCGCTGACCCGCCGTGACGGCATCCTCAAGGTCAAGGGGCAGGCGATCTATGCCGCCGACAATCATCCGCCCGGCATGCTGTTTGCGGCGATGGCCGTCGCCAGCATTTCGCGCGGCCGTGTGACCTCGCTCGATGTCGCCGCTGCCAAGCGCCATCCCGGCATCGTCGACGTCATGACGCCGGACCACAAGCCGCAGCTCGCGGTCGACCCGGAGATCAAGACCAATCCATTCGTGTTCCGGATGGAAGTGCTGCAGAGCAATGAGGTCCGCTACGCCAATCAGCCGATCGCCGTCGTGATCGCCGAGACGCTGGAGGCCGCAACGGAAGGCGCGGCGCTGCTGGCGCCGCGTTACGAGACGCTGCCCGCGCTGATCGGTCTCGATGCCGGCGAAAGCTTCGTGCCGCCGGTCGTCGGCGTCGGCAATCCCGCGGAGCATCACCACGGCGATGTCGAGGCGGGCCTGGCCTCGGCCGAGAAGCAGATCGACGCGGTTTACGAGACGCCGCCGCAATATCACAACGCGATGGAGCCGCATGCGATCGTCGCCAGCTGGAACGGCGACAAACTGTCGGTCGACATGCCGACCCAGGGTTTGACAATGTCGCTGGCGCGTATCGCCGAATTGTTCGGCATCGCGCACGACAAGATCCACATCCGCAGCCCGTTCCTCGGCGGCGGCTTCGGCTCCAAGGGGCTGATGGCCGGCCCGCCGACGCTCGGTATCATGGCGGCCAAGCTGGTCGGCAGGCCGGTCAAGCTCGTGTTGCGCCGTGAGCAGATGTACGGCCCGGTCGGCCATCGCGCGCCGACGCGCCAGCGGCTGCGCATCGGCGCCGACGGTGAGGGGCGTCTGACGGCGCTCGATCATCACGCCAGCACCGTATCGAGCACGTTCGATGATTTCTACGAGCCCGCGGCCGGCGCCTCGCACTCGCTCTATGCAGCCCCTGCAATCCGCACCTCGCATGACGCCGTGCGTGTCAACACCGGCACGCCGTTGTTCATGCGCGCGCCCGGCGAGGCGACAGGATCGATCGCGCTCGAAAGTGCGATCGACGAGATGGCCTGGGCTTGCGGCATGGATCCGCTGGCCTTTCGCCTCAAGAACTACGCCGAGGTGGAGCCGATCACCGGCAAGCCCTTCTCCTCGAAAGCGTTGCGCGCCTGCTACGAGCAGGGCGCGGCGCGCTTCGGCTGGGCGATGCGCTCGCTCCAGCCACGGCAGATGCGCGACGATGCCGGCCTGCTGGTCGGCTGGGGCATGGGCACCGCGACCTTCCCGGCGCTGATGTTCCAGGCCGAGGCCCGCGCGGTGATCCGTCGCGATGGCTCGGGCGTGATGGAGATCGGCGCGCATGATATGGGGCAGGGCGCCTGGACGGCATTGGCGCAGATTGCCGCCGATGCCGTTGGTCTCGATATGGACCGCATCACGTTCAAGGCCGGCACGTCCGACCTGCCCGATGCCGGCATCGCCGGCGGCTCGGCGCACACCGCGACCGCCGGCGCGGCGATCCACAGCGCCGGCGCGGCCGTGATCGCAAAGCTCGCCGATCTCGCAACCAATGACGAGCGCTCGCCGCTGTTCGGTGCCGGCAATGCCGGCGTGGTCGCGCGCGACGGAAAGCTGTTTCGGCGCGACGACCTGAGCCGCGGCGAGAGCTATGCCGAGATCCTGGCACGCGCTGGCGTCTCCGAAGTCGAGGCGCGCGGCACCGGCGCGCCGAACCCTGCGGCGATGGAGGAATACGCGATGCACGCCCACGGCGCGGTGTTCGCGGAGGTGAAGGTCGATCCCGAGCTCGGCCAGGTTCGGGTCACCCGCATGGTTGGCGCCTTCGCGGCGGGACGCATCGTCAATCCGCGGATGGTGCAGAGCCAGCTGTTCGGCGGCATGATCTGGGGTCTGTCCTTCGCGCTGCACGAGGAGGCCATCACCGACCGCCGCAGCGGCCGGATCATGAACGCCAATCTCGGCGAGTACCACATCCCCGTAAATGCCGACGTGCCGCCGCTCGACGTGATCACGGTCGAGGAGCACGATCCGCACGTCAATGCGCTCGGCATCAAGGGCGTCGGCGAGATCGGCATCACCGGCAGCGCCGGCGCAGTCGCCAACGCGGTCTGGCATGCGACCGGCGTGCGTGTCCGCCGCTTTCCGATCAGGATCGAGGAGTTGTTGGCGCAGCTCTAG
- a CDS encoding FAD binding domain-containing protein, which yields MKPFDYVRPATVTEAVAAAAQPGAVYLAAGTNLLDLMKGGVSRPDRLVDVTHLDGLDGIERLADGSLRIGALVSNADLAHDTEFARSYPAVAEALLSGASAQLRNAATVGGNLLQRTRCAYFYDTASRCNKREAGSGCDAREGENRSHAVLGWSENCIATHPSDFCVPLVALDAVVEIEGRNGRREIALDELHRLPGNTPERESALEPGDLITAVRLPPAARGFAAHARYLKVRERTSYAFAVVSAAAALRIESGKIVEARLALGGVAAKPWRARAAEDVLRNVAPTADAFREAASRALTDAKPSGDNAFKIELARRILVRALTLAAAGTPARLPALPASPFASTSGAIHA from the coding sequence ATGAAACCGTTCGATTATGTCAGGCCCGCCACGGTCACCGAGGCGGTTGCCGCCGCGGCCCAGCCGGGCGCCGTCTATCTCGCCGCCGGCACCAACCTGCTCGATCTGATGAAGGGGGGCGTCAGCCGTCCGGATCGTCTCGTCGACGTCACGCATCTCGATGGGCTCGACGGGATCGAGCGCCTCGCCGACGGTTCGTTGCGGATCGGCGCGCTCGTGAGCAACGCCGATCTCGCTCATGACACCGAGTTCGCCAGATCGTATCCCGCGGTCGCCGAGGCGCTGCTCTCGGGTGCATCCGCGCAACTGCGCAACGCCGCGACGGTCGGCGGCAATCTCCTGCAACGGACGCGCTGCGCATATTTCTACGACACCGCCAGCCGCTGCAACAAGCGCGAGGCCGGCAGCGGTTGCGATGCGCGTGAGGGCGAGAACCGCAGCCATGCCGTGCTCGGCTGGAGCGAGAACTGCATCGCCACGCATCCGTCCGATTTCTGCGTGCCGCTGGTCGCACTCGACGCCGTCGTCGAGATCGAGGGCAGGAACGGCCGGCGCGAGATCGCGCTCGACGAGCTGCACCGCCTGCCCGGCAATACCCCGGAGCGCGAGTCGGCGCTCGAGCCCGGCGACCTCATCACGGCGGTGCGCCTGCCGCCTGCGGCGCGCGGCTTTGCCGCGCATGCGCGCTACCTCAAGGTTCGCGAACGTACGTCCTATGCCTTTGCCGTGGTATCGGCTGCGGCCGCATTGCGGATCGAGAGCGGCAAGATCGTGGAGGCGCGGCTCGCGCTTGGCGGCGTCGCGGCAAAGCCCTGGCGTGCGCGCGCCGCGGAGGATGTTCTCAGGAACGTCGCGCCCACGGCCGACGCCTTCCGGGAAGCCGCCAGCCGCGCGCTCACCGATGCAAAGCCGTCCGGTGACAACGCCTTCAAGATCGAGCTCGCGCGCCGCATTCTCGTGCGCGCGTTGACGCTGGCCGCAGCCGGTACGCCCGCGCGCCTGCCGGCGCTGCCGGCCTCTCCCTTTGCCTCGACCTCCGGAGCCATCCATGCCTGA
- a CDS encoding (2Fe-2S)-binding protein yields MNHSISLTVNGARREFVLDDPRVTLLDLLRERLHLTGTKKGCDRGQCGACTILVDGKRINSCLALAISHDGADILTIEGIARGDQLHPVQAAFIAHDGFQCGFCTPGQIMSAIGMMSEAQAGNDPERIRECMSGNLCRCGAYAGIVDAVLDAQGRMDESNQRRSA; encoded by the coding sequence ATGAACCACTCCATCAGCCTCACCGTGAACGGTGCGCGGCGCGAATTCGTCCTCGACGATCCGCGCGTCACGCTGCTCGATCTCCTGCGTGAGCGCCTTCATCTGACCGGAACCAAGAAGGGATGCGACCGCGGCCAGTGCGGCGCCTGCACCATTCTCGTCGACGGCAAGCGCATCAACTCCTGTCTTGCGCTGGCCATCAGCCACGACGGTGCCGACATCCTCACCATCGAAGGCATTGCGCGCGGCGACCAGCTTCATCCGGTGCAGGCCGCCTTCATCGCCCATGACGGCTTTCAGTGCGGCTTCTGCACCCCCGGCCAGATCATGAGCGCCATCGGCATGATGAGCGAGGCGCAGGCAGGCAACGATCCCGAGCGCATCCGCGAATGCATGAGCGGCAATCTGTGCCGCTGCGGCGCCTATGCCGGCATCGTCGATGCCGTGCTCGACGCGCAAGGACGCATGGACGAATCCAATCAGAGGCGCTCCGCATGA
- a CDS encoding TetR/AcrR family transcriptional regulator encodes MDDHTDQTRKPRADAVRNRERVLEAAKLVFSAGGPEASLEAVAKRAGVGIGTLYRHFPTREDLFEAVYRREVEQLSELAEQLKNAKDPVDALRRWLRSGVEFVATKKGMMAALALAVQSGSELHAFSFDRLTKATGSLLDRAVAAGEMRADISAEDLLRAFFGMCYIHDQPGWQATALRLLDVFIDGLRVQPEKAKARAARPAKSAPRRKR; translated from the coding sequence ATGGACGACCACACCGACCAGACCCGAAAGCCCCGCGCCGACGCCGTGCGCAATCGCGAGCGCGTGCTCGAAGCGGCGAAGCTGGTGTTCAGCGCGGGCGGCCCCGAAGCGAGCCTGGAAGCGGTCGCCAAACGCGCCGGCGTCGGCATCGGCACGCTCTACCGCCATTTTCCCACGCGCGAGGATCTGTTCGAGGCGGTGTACCGGCGCGAGGTTGAGCAGCTCAGCGAACTCGCCGAACAGCTGAAGAACGCCAAGGACCCCGTCGATGCGCTCAGGCGCTGGCTGCGCTCAGGTGTCGAATTCGTCGCCACCAAGAAGGGGATGATGGCAGCCCTGGCGCTCGCGGTGCAGAGCGGGTCCGAGTTGCACGCCTTCTCGTTCGATCGGCTGACGAAGGCGACCGGCTCGCTGCTCGACCGCGCAGTCGCGGCCGGCGAGATGCGCGCCGACATCAGTGCCGAGGACTTGCTGCGCGCGTTCTTCGGCATGTGCTACATCCACGACCAGCCCGGCTGGCAGGCAACGGCGCTGCGGCTCCTTGACGTGTTCATCGACGGCTTGCGCGTGCAACCAGAGAAGGCCAAGGCGCGCGCAGCCAGGCCAGCGAAATCGGCGCCGAGGCGGAAGCGGTAG
- a CDS encoding DUF4864 domain-containing protein encodes MRIAALVVALTIALSPLAARAGDVTAAQSVIRAQEQAFVHDDATAAYSYAAPAIKEIFPAPDIFMSMVQNGYAPVYRHKSFEFGESKTDGDWIAQRVHIIDANGEAWEALYTLEQQPDGSYKITGCSLLKAGQSV; translated from the coding sequence ATGCGCATCGCAGCCTTGGTCGTCGCCCTCACGATTGCCCTTAGTCCCCTCGCCGCACGCGCCGGCGATGTCACGGCGGCGCAAAGCGTCATCCGCGCCCAGGAGCAGGCTTTCGTTCACGACGATGCGACGGCGGCCTATTCCTATGCGGCACCGGCGATCAAGGAGATCTTTCCCGCACCCGACATCTTCATGTCCATGGTGCAGAACGGCTACGCGCCGGTCTATCGTCACAAGAGTTTCGAATTTGGCGAGAGCAAAACCGACGGCGATTGGATCGCCCAGCGCGTCCATATCATCGATGCCAATGGCGAGGCCTGGGAGGCGCTCTACACGCTCGAGCAACAGCCGGATGGCAGCTACAAGATCACCGGCTGCTCGCTGCTGAAGGCGGGACAGTCCGTTTAG
- a CDS encoding MFS transporter, translating to MVRSVHAPNHPGQTPASFTPDSRQAWMRLVIALLIGSIGAVGMWAVVVVIPVVQTEFGATRGAVSLAFTLMMFGFGLGGVIAGKITDRFGIVPAMAISIAFLGIANVLAGLSTQLWQFVAAYFLIGLGTSATFAPLMAEASHWFERYRGLAVTIVASGNYVAGTMWPPIVSWGMQTAGWRYTHIGIGLVCASTMALLVLVLRAQMGNDHIRDHANAPPPRVDLNLSTNTLTVLLSIASISCCVAMAMPQVHIVAYCGDLGYGVARGAEMLSLMMGCGIVSRIGSGYLADKIGGIRTLLVGSLAQGFALVFYLFFDSLTSLYLISAMFGLFQGGIVPSYAIIVREAMPASEAATRVGTVIFASVFGMSFGGWVSGVIFDATGSYAAAFANGVAWNALNIGIVVLLLIRSRMGSVNTGPGFAT from the coding sequence ATGGTCCGTTCCGTGCACGCGCCAAATCATCCAGGACAAACCCCGGCTTCATTCACCCCTGATTCGCGTCAGGCCTGGATGCGCCTGGTCATTGCGCTCCTGATCGGCTCGATCGGCGCCGTCGGCATGTGGGCGGTCGTGGTCGTGATTCCCGTGGTGCAGACCGAATTCGGTGCCACACGCGGCGCGGTGTCGCTGGCTTTCACGCTGATGATGTTCGGTTTTGGGCTGGGCGGCGTGATCGCCGGCAAGATCACCGACCGGTTCGGCATCGTGCCGGCGATGGCGATCAGCATCGCCTTTCTCGGCATCGCCAACGTGCTCGCGGGGCTGTCGACGCAGCTCTGGCAGTTCGTGGCGGCGTATTTCCTGATCGGGCTCGGCACCTCCGCGACTTTCGCGCCGCTGATGGCGGAGGCCTCGCATTGGTTCGAGCGCTATCGCGGACTTGCCGTGACCATCGTCGCCAGCGGCAATTATGTCGCCGGCACGATGTGGCCGCCGATCGTGAGCTGGGGCATGCAGACCGCCGGCTGGCGCTACACCCATATCGGCATCGGCCTCGTCTGCGCGAGCACGATGGCACTTCTGGTCCTCGTCCTGCGCGCGCAGATGGGCAACGACCATATCCGCGATCATGCCAATGCGCCGCCGCCGCGGGTCGATCTCAATCTGTCGACCAACACGCTGACGGTGCTGCTCTCGATCGCCAGCATCTCCTGCTGCGTTGCCATGGCGATGCCGCAGGTGCATATCGTCGCCTATTGCGGCGATCTCGGTTATGGCGTGGCGCGTGGCGCCGAGATGCTGTCCTTGATGATGGGCTGCGGCATCGTAAGCCGGATCGGCTCGGGCTATCTCGCCGACAAGATCGGCGGCATCCGCACGCTGCTGGTGGGATCGCTGGCGCAGGGCTTTGCGCTGGTGTTCTATTTGTTCTTCGACAGCCTCACCTCGCTTTATCTGATCTCGGCGATGTTCGGTCTGTTCCAGGGCGGCATCGTGCCGAGCTATGCCATCATCGTGCGCGAGGCGATGCCGGCGAGCGAAGCCGCAACGCGCGTCGGCACCGTGATCTTTGCGTCCGTGTTCGGCATGTCCTTCGGCGGTTGGGTGTCGGGCGTCATCTTCGATGCCACCGGCTCGTATGCCGCGGCGTTCGCCAACGGCGTGGCGTGGAACGCGCTGAACATCGGCATCGTCGTATTGCTGCTGATCCGCTCGCGGATGGGCTCGGTCAACACCGGCCCGGGTTTTGCCACCTAA